The following are from one region of the Alphaproteobacteria bacterium genome:
- a CDS encoding S49 family peptidase, protein MLSSVKRKCIKPAIRLLTLDFLRNPSPKVAVLHLKGVIGSAGRFRSKGLVIDELRDIIEKAFNIDAKAVAVVINSPGGSPVQSALIHDAVQHLAREKDIPIFCFAEDVCASGGYWLACMGEEIYAHRASIVGSIGVVASGFGFTNFIAQHGIERRIYTQGENKAMLDPFQPEKQEDIDRLLSVQHDVHEAFKEHVKLARGKRLNADSDELFSGAFWSGKQAMEMGLVDGLGDVDSVMREKYGDKVKLHYIKPSKSFIAGLFSSKFTANHIVSDALSTVEERGIWARFGL, encoded by the coding sequence ATGTTAAGCTCTGTAAAACGCAAATGCATCAAACCCGCGATTCGCTTACTCACATTGGATTTTTTGCGTAACCCCAGCCCTAAAGTAGCCGTATTGCACCTTAAGGGGGTTATCGGCAGTGCGGGACGTTTTCGCTCTAAAGGCTTGGTCATTGACGAATTGCGCGATATCATCGAAAAAGCCTTTAATATTGATGCCAAAGCTGTGGCGGTAGTAATTAACTCTCCGGGCGGCTCTCCGGTGCAATCGGCATTGATTCACGATGCCGTTCAGCATTTGGCGCGCGAAAAAGATATTCCCATTTTTTGTTTTGCCGAAGATGTTTGCGCTTCGGGTGGCTATTGGCTGGCATGTATGGGCGAGGAAATATATGCACACCGCGCCTCGATTGTAGGCAGTATTGGCGTGGTTGCATCAGGGTTTGGGTTTACCAATTTCATCGCGCAGCATGGCATTGAACGCCGCATTTATACCCAAGGCGAAAACAAAGCTATGCTCGATCCGTTTCAACCGGAAAAACAAGAGGATATCGACCGCTTGTTAAGCGTTCAGCATGATGTGCATGAAGCATTCAAAGAGCATGTAAAGCTTGCACGTGGCAAACGGCTGAATGCGGATAGCGACGAGTTGTTCAGTGGCGCATTCTGGTCTGGCAAGCAAGCAATGGAAATGGGCCTGGTAGATGGCTTGGGCGATGTGGACAGTGTTATGCGTGAGAAATATGGCGATAAAGTAAAACTACATTACATTAAACCCAGCAAATCTTTTATTGCAGGATTGTTTAGTAGTAAATTTACGGCAAATCACATCGTTTCGGATGCTCTCAGCACTGTGGAAGAACGAGGCATTTGGGCGCGGTTTGGGCTTTAA
- a CDS encoding polyprenyl synthetase family protein, translated as MASDQITSPNASLQQGAKTRASLEHLRALVADDLQKVDALIIERAESDIALIPQLARYVIAAGGKRLRPAMTLLCARMCGHEGNRHIALAAAVEFIHTATLLHDDVVDESTMRRGLATANDVWGNKASVLVGDFLLSKAFQVMVSDGSLAVLETLSDASAVIAQGEVLQLLTANDANTSEAQYFEVITSKTATLFSAACKIGAEVCETPQYIEPLRQFGLNLGIAFQLVDDALDYSSQQMTLGKTIGDDLREGKVTFPVIVAYQNASEDEKVFWQRVMLAEDQQPDDLERAIALMHKHDALQATNLRAKKYCNNAREALQIFPESAEKSALLETVSFCVERLY; from the coding sequence ATGGCATCAGACCAAATCACATCGCCCAACGCCTCACTGCAACAAGGTGCTAAAACACGCGCCTCGCTGGAGCATTTGCGTGCGCTGGTCGCAGACGATTTACAAAAAGTCGATGCACTGATAATAGAGCGGGCGGAAAGTGATATTGCGCTCATTCCACAGCTTGCGCGTTATGTTATCGCTGCGGGTGGAAAACGCCTGCGCCCGGCCATGACACTGCTATGCGCCCGTATGTGCGGCCATGAGGGAAACCGTCATATTGCGCTTGCGGCTGCTGTTGAGTTTATTCACACTGCCACTTTACTACATGACGACGTAGTAGATGAAAGCACAATGCGTCGTGGTTTAGCTACCGCTAACGATGTGTGGGGCAATAAAGCCAGCGTGTTGGTAGGAGATTTCTTACTCAGCAAGGCGTTTCAGGTTATGGTGAGTGACGGATCGCTTGCGGTATTGGAAACCCTGTCAGATGCATCTGCAGTAATTGCGCAGGGCGAAGTGCTGCAGCTTTTGACCGCAAATGATGCGAATACCAGTGAAGCTCAGTATTTTGAAGTGATTACTTCTAAAACGGCGACTTTGTTTTCTGCCGCGTGTAAAATAGGTGCGGAAGTTTGTGAAACGCCGCAATATATCGAGCCGCTACGCCAGTTTGGCTTAAATTTAGGCATTGCATTTCAACTGGTAGATGATGCTTTAGATTATTCTTCGCAGCAGATGACATTGGGCAAAACTATTGGCGATGATTTGCGCGAAGGAAAAGTTACGTTTCCGGTAATTGTAGCGTATCAAAATGCTAGCGAGGATGAAAAGGTCTTCTGGCAACGAGTAATGCTGGCAGAAGATCAGCAGCCCGATGATTTGGAGCGGGCAATCGCGCTGATGCACAAACATGATGCATTGCAGGCAACCAATTTACGCGCCAAAAAATATTGCAACAACGCTCGCGAGGCATTGCAGATATTCCCAGAAAGCGCAGAAAAATCCGCATTATTAGAAACCGTTTCATTTTGCGTGGAAAGGCTATATTAA